The segment tgcctgacaagatgattccaaaacaaaaagttgtcaactacaaagttttataactttttgagatctataaagtttatttagagagtttttccatccgaggttatttaaaaaattgaaattttaaaattttcaattaaaatgcTGAAAATAATTAAGAAATAGTAAACAATTCCGAAAAATTCCTAAACTTGGACACGACACAACCTATATGGTGTAGTGCCTATAGAAAAAGTtttaaaatcaaactcaaatataAAAGTCAAATCTACTCCAACTCATGCTTCTTCACTCATATCTCTGTTGGAACTTCTTCCAAGATTGTCTGGTTTCTATACATCATACATGACAACTTGTTCGAAATTTTTCCAAACTTTTTTTATGGCCTCTATGTATGATAACATGACATATGTACAAGTTTCAGGATTTACGGAATAAAATAGCATTTATTAGAATTTTCGAAATGTACCGACGCACGTTCCGTGTCGTGTCTCCTAACCACGACATTCAAAAGTCATTTCCGTTTCGAATGTGTGTTCTTAGACAGGGTTGGATaatatgaatatcattttttcgATATTTTTTTTCAACTATTTCACTGACttgtagttcaaatttgaacgCAACCggaaaaatgaaaataaataatGTTAAATGCAAAAATATAGCAAACATATTTCAAATTTTATGAAATTTGAGTATGGAGTTACAAATGGTGAATGtgtagagaaaaaaaaaattggaggacaaaaactgaaaaaaaaaagataaattgtTTGCCGTGTGTCGCACccctggcacacggcaaagtttatgtttgccgtgtgccaggctcaagcacacggcaaacccaggctttgccgtgtgcctaacGGCCGCACACGGTAAACGTTGACGGCTAGAGGTGGGCGTTAGCGTGGGTTAGCTTTTGCCGTGTGTCCTGtttttgccgtgtgttgctcacAACAAAAGTTTGAGTTCGCCGTGTGCCTGGTGTTTGCCGTATGTAACACACGGTAAAAGACAGATATACCGTGTGCCTGGCGTTTGCCGTGTGCGTGGATTAGACACACGGCAAACTCGacctttgccgtgtgttgctcacggcaaaCAGACGGACACACGGCAAAAGCCGGCTCACCGGTGGTGAACTCCACAAGAACATGCCATGTTTACCGTATACACGAACATGAACTGGCCCCGTCGATCGCCGTCCATGTTCCAATTCTCTGTAAAACATGATCAGCCAGTCAATTTCTAGCTGCGCGTCAACCCACAAAACCATACTCCAGTGTTCGTTATTTGTTTATGGAAGTGATTATATGTGGATGGAAGTTAGCACATGCATGTACGCAGGAACAGGTTGTCATGCTACCTGAACTGAAACGAACAAGTCTGCTTAAGCAGCCACCGTATAGTACGCGTACATACCCCTATAAATACGGGGAGTATGTTGGCATGACATCCATATCCAGTTCCAAGATTACTATAGGAGCGGAACATCAATTGTTTGATGCAATTGACTTGGCTAAGATTCATTGCTCCCATGGCTGCCAAGTCTTGTCAAGTGCTACTGCTCCCATTGGTGCTGCTTCTCGCTGGCAGCTCGTTGGCAGTGGCAGATCAGCTGGAAGTCGGCTACTACAGCAAGACATGCCCGAACGTCGAGGCGCTTGTCCGCGAGGAGATGGAGAAGATCATGTCAGCCGCATCCAGCCTTGCTGGCCCTCTCCTCAGGCTTCACTTCCATGACTGCTTCGTGAGGGTAAGTCAAGCGTGTTTTCTGTTAAATTACAAACATTTTTTGGTTGTTACCCTACAAAGTAGCTTGAACTTGTACACACTCTCATGTTATTGACACGCTGTAGTGGTGCAGAGCACTGATCAAAACCAATGCATGCTACTCAAATTAAACTGCAGGGTTGTGACGCCTCCGTTCTGCTCAACTCCACCGACGGCAACACGGCAGAGAAGGACGCCACTCCGAACAAGAGTCTGCGAGGCTTCGGTTCCGTGGAGAGGGTGAAGGCCAAGCTCGAGGCCGCCTGCCCCAACACCGTCTCCTGTGCCGATGTCCTCACGCTCATGGCCCGCGACGCCGTCGTGCTTGCCAGGGGCCCCTTCTGGCCCGTGGCGCTCGGGAGGCGAGACGGCAGGGTGTCCAGTGCAACTGAGGCGGCCGACCAGCTGCCTCCGGCCTACGGAGACATACCACTGCTCACCAAAATTTTTGCATCGAAAGGCCTCGATGCAAAGGACCTAGTTGTCCTCTCCGGCGGCCACACCCTCGGCACGGCGCACTGCACGTCTTACGCCGGCCGGCTCTACAACTTCAGTAGCGCCTACAACGCCGACCCATCTCTCGACAGCGAGTACGCCGACAGGCTCAGGACGCGCTGCAAGAGCGACGACGACAAGGCCATGCTTTCCGAGATGGACCCCGGCAGCTACAAGACCTTCGACACGAGCTACTATCGCCACGTTGCCAAGCGCAGGGGACTGTTCCAGTCCGACGCTGCGCTCCTGACCGATGCAACCACCAGGGAGTACGTCCAGCGCATTGCCACCGGCAAGTTCGACGATGTGTTCTTCAAGGACTTCAGCGAATCCATGATCAAGATGGGAAGTGTCGGCGTGCTCACCGGTGTTGACGGGGAGATCAGGAAGAAGTGCTACGTTGCTAATTAGGCTTTCTCCTTAATTGCTTTGCGGGTTAACTTGATTACATTATTGATTCTTGCTAGCATCCTCATCACGAGTTTGTACGGTGTGAATGCCACAATGAATAATCATTTTGTTATGTTAGTCAATATTATGACATTAAGTGATGAGTTTTTCTTGATACTTCCTATTAGACTATATTTAGACGTTGATCTAGTATTGACGAGGCAGTCTCTTGGCTCCACAAGTCGTCGCTCTGGTTATTTCCCATTCTGCGCCAGGTCAGCACtatatcagcctatgatgcgAGGCGGCCGTTGCATTGTTCCTCATGGCTGCTGAAGGGAAAGTTGAACTCCAACTACTGCTACACGATCGGCCTTTGGTCCTGGCCAGGAAATCTCACTACTGGACGGAAATCTCACTACTGGACTCGCAAGGCTCAGGAACCTTCGGCAAAGACAACTCGGGGAATTTTTAGACGGCAAAGGAGTATTTGCCGAGGCCTAagatagccctcggcaaagaagagTAGCCGTCACGGCGCCGTTGGCAGTTTCTTTACTGAGAGCCGGCCCTCAGCAAAgaaatgatttttttaaaaaaaaattctttcccGAAGGCTTTCCcacgccctcggcaaagaaataattatatattttttaaaaaaaaaattattgagGGCCTCATCcttgaccctcggcaaagaaatgttCAGGATTCTTCCAAAAgaatctttgccgagagctattgccagggccctcggcaaagacactACTACAgcgaaaaaaattacaataatcaAATAAAGCAGTTAGCATAACATACATATACAATTTCAAATCCATGAGCACTTTATCATACATGTTATCAACAATGAACTAGCCTGGCTCACATCAACTAAGTCTGAAATTAAAGATTTCATCTCTAACCTAAGGAGTGTAAAATAACTATACATTTGTATCCACGAGCACTTCAATTGGCTTGTTGTCCATATATATAAGATGTGCTACCTGAAAGTCAAATGCATATAAGATAAATCAGTTTCAGCAGAGATTCTAAAGCAGTTCAATGCACATATTTTCGAGAGCCCAATAAGTACATGAGAGTCTAAATGTCAATTCAAAACTAAGTTCATATTTTTCAGAACGGCAGCAGTTCAATGCACAATTCTGTTATACTACCAAGTTATTAACTAGTACAAAATGCCATACTTTCAGGGCAATACTTTCAGTGCATATATATGAGAATATCAGAGAGGTAAACTTGAGTGAACAAACAACAAGTTTCCAAAACTGCAACAGTATCCGTTCAACAAATATATAGCAGATAGTCCTAATGAAAGATAAGCTTAGTAGTCTATACAGGTAGATCAAAAAACATACAGTAGAGCAACATCCTCATTTCATGTAGCTCCAATCTTCGTTCCACACAGCATCCTCGTACCTCCAGGTTAGCCAATAATAACAATCTACAAGTAGTCTGTACATGTCACAGGAAGGTGCAGAAATATAATTCAGCCAAAGAACAATTTTAGAGTCTATGTGCATACATAGAAATCACTAACCACAGGAAGCTGCATGcacaaaaattacaaaacacagGAAGCTTCATGCACAGAAATATATATACATTTCGTTAAACTAAAAGGATTTGGATCTGCCATCCCCACTACCACGACAGTTGTTCCTCTACCCAAACAGGTCTTTAAATTGTAAGCTACTGAAGGCAGTATCAATTTCGCAAAATGAACACACTAAAGTTATTAGATAGTATAATATATATGGCCACAGAAGCCCTCTAAAAAATGTCTAACAACATTCTAGATCTACCACCACAATTCTCCCTCTACCAAAATAGGTCTTCAAATTGTAAGCTACGCAAGAGCAGGGATGCTCAGCCACACGCACCTGAAGTTTCTGCAGATCTCAGGCACTTGCATCTTGTGCCGAGGCTCATGGGCGACTGCTTGAGATCCGGAACACGGTCACCGGCGAGGCCTGCTGCGAGGCCCACTCCACCAGCATCCACAGGATTCTAAGGATCTCGATGCACCGTGCAGGACAGACGAGATGATGTGCAGAGATGATGTGCGGAGCCAAGGACCTACAGAGCATGAGCGGACACAGAGGCTATACCTCATTATGCTTGTCGTCCTCGTTCCCCTCGCATCTGGCCGTCCTTGCTTGACACCAATGAGGACACGAGGGCTGCGCGCCGCCACTGGATCTCCCGAGGCAGACACCTCCCCCATGGTCGGATCCCCAATAGCCTTCGTGCCACCTATACCCACCTCCTCCATGGCTAGGAGTGGTGGATCTGCTGCTCGAGGAGTCGATGAAgtgccagccgccgccgcccctgccGCTGCTTGCTAGGAGTGGAGCGTCGTCCCCTACAGTTGTTCGCTCGCTCGGGATGAAGGATGGGAGTCCGCTCCGAAGGGCACGGTTTGGGGAAGACGCGGCGTGGAGCTGCGGAGAGGGCACGACTGGGGAGAAGGCGCTCGGTGCGGGGCTGGGGGGCTAGGGTTTCGGGTCCTTTTTATGTTTCGTGGGCGCAACCAAgatgaagcgcccctggtaaaccaggaactcaaatgtgatacaatactagttccAGAGGCTAGTaatacatttattacatcagataagtttcagcgcagtagtcttgaaaagcgtggacaaggaaggcacgctataataataagacaccaaaatacaacacgggtccaaaggacccacaaacaaacgatatcgtcatcgaacatctgacgagtcccaatgccataggcttagttgggtgcagacacgaccttactcgaacgccactacGGGATCGAAGttcggatcttcctctgtttaataaagcaagggtgagtacaaagtactcagcaaatctaaccttaccctacggaaggggataacagtatatatgcatatggataaatcaaggatgaggcttagttttatttgcataaagctatctttttacacatgcaaggtttcatttcacaaatactgttgtaaaagaactctttttccacatatgatagtatttctaaaaatgggggtttgatcacaattttaagtgttgttgaacccttgttcccacaacacaatggcagtcaaccatttatttccaaaatcacactcactctcatgttttcactcatcccaatcCATCCAGTTGTTGAAAccgaaccataacccgtccgagaccgcggacacggctatccagatagatttacactctgcagaggttgtacacttttcccacaagtaggataccataacttacaccgtcgtgcaagcacagatccatcaaagtcattaccctccatagctaagtaatggcgctcaccacgggaacactaaggccacatctcatgataccacaataattcacaaagctcttttcatataattccacaatttcacatacatcacttagtgtcccgttgcacacctgcctccaggtgattgccatactaactagagggatttagactaagcctttcccatgcaaggcgagtggttgtacgataaatgagttaggcaagatgaatcatcaactcagtccttaatcgagacaaggcggatatcttcacgcttaaccccgcaaggtataagccacaacacgaAGGCATCCCTCAACAGGGATCCCATCCGCCTCATCTCTATAgtgatcacatctataacttgttcattatcCTTTTCACAATACcctaatttattttcaccactcacaccttttacttttaaaatcattatatttgagaaaatatagcgatgagtatccaggatgagtaacaagtcctaagcatactaaataataatatttctgtcatagcatattatttgttcctaggttcgaacaagacaattaccgggtaatatcaattcaaggatggctattcaacagtttttaactaagcagcaaaaatacttcgtacatatatcgtacatgcaatatttaaaacggcttctacgggttgtgtttaaaaataggatcaatatgcatcaaagggggtcggttggacttgcctccgtcggcgtcctcggcaaactcctgctgacagtccgggtcctcggcgtcaaactcgcggtactcgtctccaacgttctcgttttccggctcgttcactccgtcaactaaaatacgcgacgaacgacacagacaataggcacagataaataatcatataaattcaaatgagctccaaaaatcatgaaattaatatgggaggtagatcatgattttagatgaatttaggaaaaataattattaaaatcagagttagcatgtggcatttgtgaaatgaccggaatttaatcatacgaaaaaggctaacgatgattaaggaatggatgcttcacgtgggcatttgtttggctggtagtgcatgttgcatgcatgcatgtactatttggagttaatgctt is part of the Sorghum bicolor cultivar BTx623 chromosome 10, Sorghum_bicolor_NCBIv3, whole genome shotgun sequence genome and harbors:
- the LOC8077732 gene encoding peroxidase 1, which encodes MQLTWLRFIAPMAAKSCQVLLLPLVLLLAGSSLAVADQLEVGYYSKTCPNVEALVREEMEKIMSAASSLAGPLLRLHFHDCFVRGCDASVLLNSTDGNTAEKDATPNKSLRGFGSVERVKAKLEAACPNTVSCADVLTLMARDAVVLARGPFWPVALGRRDGRVSSATEAADQLPPAYGDIPLLTKIFASKGLDAKDLVVLSGGHTLGTAHCTSYAGRLYNFSSAYNADPSLDSEYADRLRTRCKSDDDKAMLSEMDPGSYKTFDTSYYRHVAKRRGLFQSDAALLTDATTREYVQRIATGKFDDVFFKDFSESMIKMGSVGVLTGVDGEIRKKCYVAN